The sequence CGTCCTTGTAGCACCGAAAGATTTCGGAAAGCGAGAGTCGCAATTTGGGCTGAATCTTATACTTCTCAATTCCCATAGATCTCATAACCTCGGCGACAACCAAAGGTAGAGGCGCCATAGAGAAGACGAAAAAGAGGAACAAAATGTTGTGGCAGAAGAGGAAATAATCAGATTTCTGGGCCGAATAATTGAACCACAATTTCTCAGCGAAAGTAAGGTTCCGGCCAAGGGCCGCCGCGGCGTCATCAATGGTGGCGTATGGCAGCATTGGCGGCGGCGACTAATTGATGATGCAGatttgggggggggggagagagagagagagatttgaggatAACCGATAAGGAGAATCCCCCACCCTCAGAAGGCACAAGGGGCGGAGCGAGTTAGTTAAATAATATGCGGGAAGTTTTGAATGAAAGCATAGTGGGTTGTCTCTGCGAGTGCGAGTGACTCAGAAAAACTAACATTCGGCAGGCACTTCTCTCTGTATCTTGATGGACTGTTGTGTGAGTTGGTCACCACTCCTCACCGTCGGTCTTTGCCAGGTTTGTGGTttcgtctttttctttttgtttattgaaAAACCATATATTATTATTGCCCATTCTCCGGTGCGGGATTCATCTAATAAAATGCGAGATCTCACACCAAAGCAGAGAACTCCCGATGTGGGATTCATCTAATAAAATATGAGATCCCACACCAAAACAGAGCTTCCTATTAATATTATGTTGGTGTTTGGGATCATCATAATACCATCTCAGAGTAGATCTAATAAAATGCGAGATCTCACACCAAAGCAGAAAACTCCCGATGTGGGATTCATCTAATAAAATATGAGATCCCACACCAAAACAGAGCTTCCTATTAATATTATGTTGGTGTTTGGGATCATCATAATACCATCTCAGAGTAGATAATAGGACAAGAAAATTGAGTTTGCAATGTCTTGATTCACAAGAAAATTGGTGTAATTGTCGTaattttttaaacctaagaacgacatcatacaaatttatacATTTTGATATCGGCCTAAATATGAGTTGTTAAGCCCGTCGACTCAGAAATTTTCTTAACTTATTAATTATGGATTTCCTGttaaaacaagaaaatcaaaacaccaACCATCATTTTGGTCCGGTATGTTAAAAAGGTAAATATgtcgaaaaaagaaaagagaaagaaaattggCTAAAAATTGGTCAGATTTAGAAACCGACAAACTGGTCATTTTTGCATAATAGTTAAATTTCATAATCTAAATATTCTTAGTTTTATTTCgtctataaaaataaaatttgtaattttttcaaCCTCTACAATAATTGCAAGTccatttaaataattaaactttcATATCgtctattttttaatttatttttacatgAATTCCATAATATCATAACTACACCTATTTTTACTTAGaatgttaaatttttaaaaaataattaattattcacTTCTTAAAACTATTTTGTATTTTCGGCTcaaagagcaattaatgcaataataaaataaaggaaaaaaaaagagacaggCAAAAGCCGGAGTAAATGATGGGCTGGGCCTTAACTTCAGTTTGAGTAAGTGATTGGGCCCCGCCCCACAATGATCCGTCGTTTTGTCTCCGCAAAACCTGTTTGCTGCAAAAGAACTTGATCGCCGTTAGTTGTCACTAAAGATTGTTTCACACAAGGTTTTGTGTCAAGACAAATAATGTCGCCACAAAAATGTTTCTTTTTTGCGGCCATTATGAAATCGTCGCGAAAACAAATATCCTTTAGTGGAGGCTATAATGCTGTTGTAACATGGGTCCTCTTTTTTGAGGCAAAAAAATTTTTGTGGCAAAACTTTATGCCGCCACAAATTAAAGACTACTTGTGTGGTGAGATTTATAACATGTCTCCTCCCTATATTGACCATAAACTTAGAGACAAAGCTACGGACAAGCTGCTTCCAAGAAGAGATGGAGTTCTCTGGGAGTTGGTGGAACCACCTCATTGCTTCATGTATGGTATAGACGGATGTTATAAGGAATAAAAGAAGTCTTTTGTACCGCATTTGCTGCATATACAGTTATTGGGGCATGCAGTGAGTGTAAGTTATATATCTACGAGCGTATGATTGGCTGTATGATTGGAATGCCTTGGGTCTGATCCGTCACCCAAGagtagggctgttactggtatggtaaattattcattggtataccattaccgatcaattggttaccgaaaatagcagaagattggtataccgttaccaattgttcggtacggtaaatttaccgatgatttcggtaacggtaacggtaaacaaagttcaaaaccggtaaatttcccgattaccgacatatatattaaatatatattaatattatttttagttttagttttatttaattatgaccattagattgatctaatttaatctagaccattgattatttttagggttatcatttatatatcactcgtagcaatttcattaactttaaagcagcatttgctacataacaaaatgctttgttggtattgattacatgtttttcttctccatttccattatggtcttttatctttatttatcttgtttcttctatctttcatgctatggagtttaaaacacttcggatactaaaaatattagaaattaatgaaatgaaagattttccgttatagattgttggaataatgttatgtgaattctcctttctttttttctccgattgataggtattttctcttattcacatgtagcataatgatcattctcattaatctatcatttttattattggtattgtaggcaagatgaaagtgttgtagtttcatacaataactattaagcacaatgctacttgatgtattttttttctttctcttttttaaataagtttaagaattggtaaatttaccaattaccgacttaccattaccgatcgatcggtataccgaccatcggtataccgactcttccggtaacggtaacggtaacattttttgagttatcgaaagaattggtatggtaacggtattccgtgtttggtaacggtaaccgtaccaataacagccctacccAAGAGTGTTGGATTGGTATGAGTTGTAAATGGTCAAATTATGAAATTTTGCTATATGGTGTATGTTGAGATACATGGAATTATGGTATTTTCATTATATGTTGGAAATGGTTGgcatatatgtttgaaatcatGGTGGCAacactatatatttatatttattttgaaatttaaattaatttttacacTATATATATCTCTCATTAGGCTCTACGAGCTCACACTTTTTTCGCTTTCAAATCTATTTTTAGATAGATAGTTATTCAGGTTGATCCATCCCTTTTGAAGCACTGCTAATAGGTTGTCCACTTGAAGCCAATAGGATATGTATATACTAGTTTTAGTATTTTCTGAAATAAGGACTTAATGGTTTGTAATGGAGAACGTGATGAGTGTTGTATGATGGACTCCTTATGTATCTCTGAATGGATGATGGATAATAGAGTGGTTGTATGTTGTAGATGGCCTGAGGcaattgtttaattttcttgCAAGTGAGTTATCTAAAATATAAAGGAAACTCTGTCGAAATTTTGTGAATTAATTATGTATACATAAGGTGTTACACAGCCAAGGAGACTTCACATGACGATGATGGTTTCGAGAGCTTTACTCGTGACTATCTTCTATTCCACGAGCATGATGTTCCTGAGAAAACCATCTCCGAGCCCACTGTTGACTGATCATTTCAAAGCTTTCGAAGCCTCGGCTAAGATCCTCATCGGTGATCGATGCAAGTAAAATCCtagaaaaatgaagaagaatgatTAAGATAGTAATATCTTTACTTGCAACAATCGATGGCTATGATCCTCGGCTACAATCATCGCTAGTGACCGATGCAtgaaaatgattttattttttttctacttcAACCGCATGGTTCACGGTTTCACGTGTTCACAGTTTAACCACGGGTTTTTACGGGTCGATACATGAGTTGACTGCTTAAACGGTTCTACGCAAGAACCTACCCGACTTTATTAGAAAATGTCGATTGAACCGATCTGATCAGTGGACCAATTATGATAACACTACTTAAAAGTACCTAAAAAAAATAGGAGGTTAaaagtttttttaaataaaaggtTAAAAGTTGGTGTAGGAATTTTGAGGTGTTTTTATAAAGAGGAtatttcacataaaaaaaaactatatctaTTATATTTAGATaaaaataccttcaaagtttAAGGAAATAATGTTTATAAGATATATCATAAATAAATTGGTTGCCCTGAAATGGAAAAGTttcttggaaagaaaaaaaaaaaaggagttatTTAGAAGAATGGACATCAAACTTAACAGGGGGCAAAGCTAAGAATGATGAAATCATTCTAACTAAAATGATTAATTGTCGATTAAATTAATGAACAATTGAACGAACAGGTCCAAAAGAAATTTGAATTACTTCCAAGATCTTACGTAACGATTCCTTTATTGTGCTTTGATTTAAGGTGGTAATTAAGGAGCTTGAGCTCACATTAAGCTTAATTAGGTTGATTTGGAATCCATTATCGTAgacaaaaatatttatgttttgcttTTATGCATCTTAATGTACATGGAATAACTATGAAGTATGAAAAGCCAAGCCTAGCTAACTAGCTATTTACAGTTTATAGCAGAAGATAAAGAGGCATGGAAATATGAGTGGTTGCAAATTAGATTTATAGCAAGAAATCCATGAAACTTGTGAAAGGGAAGGAGGTTTGGTTTGCCATCTTTGCTCCCTTTGAACATGAAGAAGCAGTAGATGGCTTCATGCACAGAAAGAAATTCCTAGACCTTAAGCTTCTCAAATTATCATCTGCTTTCAAACCTGCACAATCCAACACAAAATTGGCTATTCATGATTTtcccttaaaaaaaaataaattgccaTTTTATTAAAAATGGAAATTCAACACTTACTTGTCAAACTGAACTGGGAGTAGTGAAGTTGAAACAAGTCCGGATCAGTCTCCTTCAACAACGGCCTCCTCTTCTCCTTCACACAAATCTCCACCGCCGCCCTTATCAGATCCCTCACCGTATCCTCCATCGTCATCACCACCTGCACCGGCCCAAACGTCCGCTCAATGTTCACGTTAAGCAGCAACTTTGTCAGTTTCTGTGTTTTCGAAACGTCGCCGTTCTCGGGCAGCCTTCCTGGCACGGATATGATCCCACCTGGGCGGCGCACGAGGCCCACGTGGCGCTCCAGTGGGAAGGTCTGTAGCCTCCTCGGGTAGCTCTCATGTCGTCTTGGATTGGTAATTGATCGAGAAATCATGGTTGGTGAAGACTAGTGTGACTACATGTAGTGTGCGCTGTTTTTAAACTTGATGAAAAGAAGTGCTCGGACAAATGAGAATCGTTGAAATCCCTATCAtaactgtgtatatatatgctgcGATGCTGTGTGGGGTCAACAGCTATAACGTCATGAATGTGGTACGAGTGTTCCTTTGTTTCCCTGGCTGTGCAGACAAACCACGAAGGTTCCACGAAATTGCCCTCCGTTGTGGTGCGTAATAATTTCACCATGTAAATTGTTAACGAATTAATTAATGGCTTGAAGTAAAGCAGTAATTAGGAGAGAAAGATCATCATGCCCACAATTTAAAACTGTCCACAAGTGAATTTGATTTCTTTAACTATGATTTGGGCATTATTTGGACAGTGAAAAAGTACTAAATGACACATAACACCATGATTGTTAAAATCTCGATTTTGATCGTACGATTTTACGATCTTAGGTAATCAAAAAGATTCTAATCGatgtaaaatcccaaaattgataagattTTACGATCTTATCGATTTTACCGATCTTAACCTTAATAGACTTATGGAGTCATGGGCTTATGAGTTATAGTCTACTAATCATGTGTTAATGTttctaatcctagtttttgttgaaaaattggttttaatctattaacatgatataatcttGCACAATTATTCTGCTTGCTTTTCATAGTTCTCTGGaggtcttaaaaaattacaattttgtgaaatattaatgtctataaataaataataatcacattttttaattttttattacctatacataatagtatattatatcatgttaattatttatttagaaataattaattatattattttacatttattttttaaaattttataaaatcttacgattttacgattcgatttTGCAATCCTTCCACAGATCTTATGTAAGatcccgattttgacaaccttacATAACACACCCATAAATGGGGTGCATAAACGGGAAACTCAAATATTGGATATGCAAGCGTGATAACTTATATGTTGTGAATGTAGGAATTTTGCTTATATTGTATAATTTGGTCTACATACCAAAACTAATGACATTCGAGATTATGTAGGATCATTcgtaaaatatcttttttttagcTCTCTTTATCCCTATGTCTTTTATCTTGAGGAGGAGCACTGAGCAATGGGCTAGTGTTTAAATTATATATCCCTTCCTAAATCCATTTTGTCTTATCAATAATCTAGAATCTACTTCTTTCTAATAAGAAAAAACTCACTTTTCTCAAACAACTCAAAGCACGTTTGTCCACCTTCCTTCTTATAATTCTCTTTTGTTTATCAGTGATGACAATCCTTAGCACGATGGCCAGGTTTATTGCAAGTGCACGCTTCCAAGTTTTAGAACcgatcgacatgaataagataaaagaATAACGACCCGAAACCCCCAACTTCCTCCATAACCCAACGCGTAGGTTTTGGGGCACAAGTACTCAATTGAACTTACAAATGACAAATAAGAGTATTTGTTAACTAAAAGTTTAACCTTTTTCTCGAGGAGAATTATTGTTGACTCGAATCACTACTGCAATTAATGTCTATTGTTAGGCTTGGGTGTGTGTTGTTGGCGATTAATGTGTGGTTTGATAGTGAGGCAATTATTATTAAGTCACGTAAGGAAATTGCTTGCAAAGCTAAAGCCGATTGTCAAAAAGGAGATGCAAAATGACGAAGTTGCCATCTCTAGGAAATGTTATTCCTAATAAGTCATctcctttgttttattttagttAGCATAGACTTAAGAATTCTGGGTGTTATAGGGTGTTATAATCCGCCTAGATTAGGGGAAGAAGATCTACTCCTAACAAAACTAGAACTCATCttactcatataaaagggaacATCCACTCCACTAGAAGATCTAACTCATCTTGCTCATATATAAGGGGACCTCCACTACAAGTAAAAGATCTCGATTTTTGTATTCTTGCATTATATTAGATATTTGAGATAGAGAGCATTGAGCACTCACTTTTAATAGTGGCTGACTTAAGTGTCGGAGAGGTTCTCCGAGCAAACCCTTTAGGCCCTCTTTAGGTTATGTGTTTTCTTGTGCTGATCACCCTCATCAACATCGAGGATCACTTCTGAAATCAGTCCTATCACTTGATACATCATTAAGACCGAACCCAATTTTCAACTTcatcctgttttttttttggaaacttGGTTTGATCAATGGAATTTGTACCGGGAAAAAAGTAAACTGCATTATCACTGCAAATTTGCAAAATTGGACATTCTAGAAATGTTAATTGCTTTACATAAAGATTGTCAAATACTATTCCGATTCTTACTATTTATGTTCAATGTTCAATATCGTAATCGTCCCTTTGACACGGCGTGATCGAAGTTGGgccaaaagttttttttttttaggttctCACTTGACCTGCACAGCTGCACTACACGGTTCGAGTAGAATTTGTCGTACGAAAACCATTCATTACATGCCACACGTCAAGTTGAGATGAAATGAGGGTCTCAAGTATTAATTGGGGCCTGAGGTACCGAATACAAATGTTGTTTAAttggaaaatgataaaaaatcaCAGCAACAACCATCTCAAAAACAAACCAACAGTTATGTGATACTTATTTATTGGTATAATGTCATCACATTCAATAAATGAGTGTCAAACACTGTCGGAATTAAGGAATGGTAACAGATCGGATACCCTTTCAATTAATAAAGATCAAAACCATTTCTATTTAAGGTATTCAATATCAAAAccgtttaaaaaaccatttgaATTTCTAAAACCGGAACTTTTCACTATCGAGTAcctgtttaccatttaacttttaaatttttaaatttttctataaatatataattaaatttattaaaaaataatctgacttatcatgttgttatagtttaaatgtataatttataattctattataatatattattttatttaatatgcttgatcatcttaaaatttaacatccaaataatatacctttatatagatgatttataatgttattactataattcacttttttaattaaacggttcgggtacttTAAATCCGTCATCAAAAATTAAACCTGACCCTAAAccataacgggtttgaaaatcaaaatcaaaattgttTCCATACCCTATAGGATCTGTTTTTGGATTTTAAATTGATCGGATATCCTATGGATAGTGAtcggatcaatttttttttccatccttGGTTAGAATGTTGTTGGAATGTGTAGAAAAGttacttttaattaatttagtaAAAAATGATTCTCAGAGTCAACGGGTGCACTTGTGTTGACTTGGTGTCAATGGGTGCGCTTGTGCTGGTTATTACGACATGCTTGACTACAAAGTGAGGCATGGCTTATCCTCCACCACCAAGATTGTCAAACATGAAAATGGCTTTGTAGACCTCTCACTCAAGGGTCTCTATATTATAATCGATTTAAAGGTAATCACAGCCTATACAAATACAATTTAGGAACGTAATATGTGGGTGGACAAATTACACTTGGCACCTTAGTATTCGGTGCCCCTAATCCACATTATATACTTGAAGAATTTCACTCTAGAATTTTCCACCAATTCTAGAATCCCTAATCCACATAAGAGTTCATTTCACAGACAATGTTACATATTATTTCTTAGCCTATTTTAGAGcttatgtttgttttattttgtcattttctctcttttttcattttttttagtaagatgatattaaaatattaattttaactttatttatataaaaaatattttgtaataaACTAGCGTCAGTTATAAGTTTCACAAAATACCTAGTAAGTTATTTCACAGCttataagttggtttatttttcacagcttataagttagcttattTTGACAGCAAATAAGATTTGCCGAATGAAGATAATCATAATTACCTCCATTTACACTCAGAGGCGGACGTACATTATAGTCTTTGGGGGCACCCGAAAAAAATTTCACTAGCTCTAGTAAGGGATGATATGGAAGCCCCCGTCCataataaataaagaaagacCCCCAGTGACATAAGCCCAATCCATTAAACTATTATCTTAATTTACAAGTCCACCCAGCCCTCCTATTCTCCTAACCCAAAAGCCCAACCAGACCTAGTCCACTATCAATACTTCTCGTTTGTTGTCAAACAATCAGTATGTCTTATGTCTCTATACATCGAGAGTGTGCATACCTCTAGAGACTCTAGAAAGTGATCATGAACAAGAGAGTGTTTGCGGCATTATTAATGTGATAAattaatatgtattttattattactttaaaatatttttaatgtgtTTTGTATTTGCGATCTATATTTATAAATCATGAATCATAacataaataacccaaaaaaatagattaaTATGTATGTTCTActttgaagtattattaataTATTCACAATCTATATTTGTGAATCGTAACCACacaaagaacccaaaaaaatattCGGACGGGTTGCCCCAAACTCTGCATCACTTTTTATGTCCCCAGTGTACCCAATTCATGGTCCGCCTCAATTTACACTTCCATAATTACTTGACCTTTGCTTCCAACTTCTAACCCCTAAgagcaaaaatttatattggatctcatttctattacataaaaagtcaaggcaaacacgtctctcaatacaatcacatcaacaaaacacatctcccaatataaccacatcaacaaaacataaattcctatacattttccttcccacccaacatggtggccaacaaattctcatgccctccatgttgtcccca is a genomic window of Tripterygium wilfordii isolate XIE 37 chromosome 16, ASM1340144v1, whole genome shotgun sequence containing:
- the LOC119980213 gene encoding uncharacterized protein At4g22758-like — protein: MISRSITNPRRHESYPRRLQTFPLERHVGLVRRPGGIISVPGRLPENGDVSKTQKLTKLLLNVNIERTFGPVQVVMTMEDTVRDLIRAAVEICVKEKRRPLLKETDPDLFQLHYSQFSLTSLKADDNLRSLRSRNFFLCMKPSTASSCSKGAKMANQTSFPFTSFMDFLL